A stretch of the Streptomyces sp. WMMB303 genome encodes the following:
- a CDS encoding SCO6880 family protein codes for MAVTEGTGPRTYGNFRKPRASGLRGLSLGATMLLFGGLIAVVLSTLVSVWVALALAVVLALAMAPLAVRDRHGRTLMQRGAVRLAWWRNTSSGGNLYRSGPLGRAGGGTCRLPGLAAQSSLSEAQDGYGRPFAVITVPATNHHTVVVSCDADGAALVDERQVDTWVAHWGQWLSALGTEPGLVAASVTVETAPDPGVRLQQEIGANAVDDAPDLAREMLRDVVAAYPSGSAQISTRIALTYSGAARAGAPRRNVEEMAVHIGTRLPGLTAGLSMTGAGTAVPMTATELAEAVRVAYDPTVAQLVEEARAAGGTGLTWDEAGPTAAQEEWDHYRHDGVHSITWAMTEAPQGEVFSNVLTGLVQPSRDIARKRVTLLYRPHSRAEGARVVQQDYKNALFTAQQQPIGRASDDAEVVAARKAAEEQAQGHGVIQFGLLITATVDSAEDLPRATAAVDNLAPAARIAVRPAYGSQAAAFAAALPLGLVLPLHTALPQTVRDAM; via the coding sequence ATGGCAGTGACTGAAGGAACCGGCCCGCGCACTTACGGCAACTTCCGCAAGCCGCGCGCCTCCGGACTGCGGGGCCTGTCGCTGGGGGCGACCATGCTGCTGTTCGGCGGCCTGATCGCCGTCGTCCTCAGCACACTGGTCTCCGTGTGGGTCGCGCTGGCCCTGGCCGTCGTGCTGGCGCTGGCGATGGCGCCCCTGGCGGTGCGGGACCGGCACGGCCGCACGCTGATGCAGCGGGGCGCGGTGCGGCTCGCCTGGTGGCGCAACACCTCCTCCGGAGGCAACCTCTACCGGTCCGGTCCGCTGGGCCGGGCAGGCGGTGGCACCTGCCGACTGCCGGGACTGGCCGCGCAGTCGTCCCTGAGCGAGGCGCAGGACGGCTACGGACGCCCCTTCGCCGTCATCACCGTGCCGGCGACCAACCACCACACGGTGGTCGTCTCCTGCGACGCGGACGGTGCGGCGCTGGTCGACGAACGTCAGGTCGACACCTGGGTGGCCCACTGGGGCCAGTGGCTCTCGGCACTGGGCACCGAACCGGGGCTCGTGGCCGCCAGCGTCACCGTGGAGACCGCGCCCGACCCCGGCGTCCGGCTTCAGCAGGAGATCGGAGCCAACGCTGTCGACGACGCGCCCGACCTGGCGCGGGAGATGCTGCGCGACGTGGTCGCCGCCTATCCCAGCGGTTCGGCGCAGATCAGCACCCGGATCGCGCTGACCTACTCGGGCGCGGCACGCGCCGGTGCGCCGCGCCGCAACGTCGAGGAGATGGCGGTGCACATCGGGACGCGGCTGCCGGGACTGACCGCCGGACTGTCCATGACCGGCGCGGGCACGGCCGTCCCGATGACGGCGACCGAACTCGCCGAGGCCGTGCGGGTCGCCTACGACCCGACCGTCGCGCAGCTGGTCGAGGAGGCGCGCGCCGCCGGCGGCACCGGGCTCACCTGGGACGAGGCGGGTCCCACCGCCGCGCAGGAGGAGTGGGACCACTACCGGCACGACGGGGTGCACAGCATCACCTGGGCCATGACCGAGGCCCCGCAGGGCGAGGTGTTCTCCAACGTGCTGACCGGGCTGGTGCAGCCCAGCCGCGACATCGCCCGCAAGCGCGTCACGCTGCTCTACCGTCCGCACAGCCGTGCCGAGGGCGCCCGCGTCGTCCAGCAGGACTACAAGAACGCGCTGTTCACCGCGCAGCAGCAGCCGATCGGCCGGGCGAGCGACGACGCGGAGGTGGTGGCGGCCCGGAAGGCGGCCGAGGAGCAGGCCCAGGGGCATGGGGTGATCCAGTTCGGTCTGCTGATCACCGCGACCGTCGACTCCGCCGAGGACCTGCCCCGGGCCACCGCGGCGGTGGACAATCTGGCGCCGGCCGCCCGCATCGCGGTCCGGCCCGCCTACGGTTCGCAGGCCGCGGCCTTCGCCGCCGCGCTGCCGCTGGGCCTGGTGCTGCCGCTGCACACAGCGCTGCCGCAGACCGTACGGGACGCGATGTAA
- a CDS encoding DUF6668 family protein, whose translation MTGPTAPQGGVPWPDRMLPVAPKRQDTGHGWWWLGVHGGAGVSTLEQAVPGGRDAGRAWPAAGTPQPVVLVARSDAGGLKAVQSAAQQWASQLVTGVELLGLVVVADAPGRRPKALRDLLYLVSGAVPRLWEIPWVEQWRLGESALTHLPKECAPLARDLTRLTRPA comes from the coding sequence GTGACGGGCCCGACCGCGCCCCAGGGCGGCGTGCCCTGGCCGGACCGCATGCTGCCCGTCGCCCCGAAGCGACAGGACACCGGGCACGGTTGGTGGTGGCTGGGCGTCCACGGGGGCGCCGGGGTCAGCACCCTGGAGCAGGCGGTACCCGGCGGCCGGGACGCGGGCCGCGCCTGGCCTGCGGCCGGGACGCCGCAACCGGTCGTCCTCGTGGCGCGCTCCGACGCGGGCGGCCTGAAGGCCGTGCAGAGCGCCGCCCAGCAGTGGGCGTCACAACTTGTGACCGGAGTCGAACTACTGGGCCTGGTCGTCGTCGCCGACGCCCCCGGACGCCGCCCCAAGGCCCTGCGCGACCTGCTGTACCTCGTCTCCGGTGCCGTGCCCCGGCTGTGGGAGATCCCGTGGGTGGAGCAGTGGCGGCTCGGAGAGTCGGCGCTGACCCATCTCCCCAAGGAATGCGCGCCCTTGGCACGCGATCTGACCCGACTCACCCGACCCGCCTGA
- a CDS encoding NlpC/P60 family protein has product MPATALRVAGGVAAGLLAMLVGLSVVAAAEEEEAGAPVGLVTTLDSRSVPPEYVEWVERAGRECAEVSAPLIAAQIEAESGWNAGAKSGAGAQGLSQFLPGTWKTWGVDAAGRDGSSEPDGTADPFTPGDAIMTQARYDCWLAGKVEPLGRGGDLTRLILAAYNAGPGAVQEFGGLPPYPETQSYVTRIITAMTGYSGDMADEEGGPFGDRVVAYAKKWLGTPYAWGGGGPEGPSRGFAQGANTVGFDCSSLVQAAVYHASGGRTLLPRTSQAQVTVGKPVDRDALRPGDVIGFDLHGSFDHIGIYVGNGQFIHAPKTGDVVKISRLGDSYYTSRPQKVRRFG; this is encoded by the coding sequence ATGCCCGCAACCGCGTTGAGGGTGGCCGGGGGTGTCGCAGCCGGCCTGCTCGCCATGCTGGTCGGGCTGTCCGTCGTGGCGGCCGCCGAGGAGGAGGAAGCCGGCGCTCCGGTCGGGCTGGTGACCACGCTCGACTCCCGGAGCGTCCCGCCGGAGTACGTGGAATGGGTGGAGCGCGCCGGACGCGAGTGCGCCGAGGTGAGCGCCCCGTTGATCGCCGCACAGATCGAAGCCGAGTCGGGCTGGAACGCCGGCGCGAAGAGCGGCGCCGGGGCGCAGGGGCTGAGCCAGTTCCTGCCCGGCACCTGGAAGACCTGGGGGGTGGACGCCGCAGGCAGGGACGGGAGTTCCGAACCGGACGGGACCGCTGATCCGTTCACCCCCGGCGACGCCATCATGACCCAGGCCCGCTACGACTGCTGGCTCGCGGGGAAGGTGGAGCCGCTGGGCAGGGGCGGGGACCTGACGAGGCTGATCCTCGCCGCCTACAACGCGGGACCGGGCGCGGTCCAGGAGTTCGGCGGGCTGCCGCCGTATCCGGAGACGCAGAGCTACGTCACGAGGATCATCACGGCGATGACCGGCTACTCCGGCGACATGGCGGACGAGGAGGGCGGTCCGTTCGGCGACCGCGTGGTGGCCTACGCCAAGAAGTGGTTGGGCACCCCGTACGCGTGGGGCGGCGGCGGCCCGGAGGGCCCGAGCCGGGGCTTCGCGCAGGGGGCGAACACGGTCGGGTTCGACTGCTCCAGCCTGGTGCAGGCAGCCGTCTACCACGCCAGCGGCGGCCGGACGCTGCTCCCTCGCACCTCGCAGGCCCAGGTCACCGTGGGCAAGCCCGTGGACCGCGACGCGCTGCGGCCGGGCGACGTGATCGGGTTCGACCTGCACGGCAGCTTCGACCACATCGGCATCTACGTGGGAAACGGGCAGTTCATCCACGCGCCGAAGACCGGCGACGTGGTGAAGATCAGCCGGCTCGGTGACAGCTACTACACCAGCAGGCCCCAGAAGGTGAGAAGGTTCGGATGA
- a CDS encoding VOC family protein has translation MTDELMPKLLVSDADAAIDFCTEALGAVLTTRVAGDDGVVHHAELTVGSTTLALAQSVPDWGWHDPASLGGSPVLLTVHVPDPDATADRMVRLGGELVIPVENRPYGKRQGRVRDPFGHLWVISGALR, from the coding sequence ATGACCGACGAACTGATGCCCAAGCTGCTCGTGTCCGACGCGGACGCGGCGATCGACTTCTGCACCGAGGCCCTGGGCGCCGTCCTGACCACCCGGGTGGCCGGTGACGACGGTGTCGTGCACCACGCCGAACTCACCGTGGGGTCCACGACCCTCGCGCTGGCGCAGAGCGTTCCGGACTGGGGATGGCACGATCCCGCTTCGCTGGGAGGTTCACCCGTCCTCCTCACGGTCCACGTGCCCGATCCGGACGCCACGGCGGATCGTATGGTGCGGCTGGGGGGTGAACTGGTGATCCCCGTCGAGAACCGCCCCTACGGCAAGCGACAGGGCCGGGTGCGCGACCCCTTCGGGCACCTGTGGGTGATCAGCGGCGCCCTGCGGTAG
- a CDS encoding helix-turn-helix domain-containing protein — MELRQAAREAGIGVVAASEHVGPPRLHRALPALRGRLVVSLGAPMEVRYDGQVRQLQAVVAGLMRPGAGTPELVLRPHQPTVYVDLAPSALHRLTSVPPREMDAGGVGADVLLPWAHRLGEELAARPAARREALMRERLLRQLDRAYRLEVCREAHAALWIIEACEGRISVDELARQVHLSPRRLRQVMHGALGIGPKFAARVARLAAALDRARAGADSWARVAAESGHHDQSHLVRDFKDLMRTTPTGWLAEEGRNLQGRRLTSP, encoded by the coding sequence GTGGAACTGCGTCAGGCCGCTCGCGAGGCGGGGATCGGTGTGGTCGCCGCGAGCGAGCACGTGGGTCCTCCCCGCCTGCACCGGGCCCTGCCCGCGCTGCGTGGACGGCTCGTCGTCAGCCTGGGCGCCCCGATGGAGGTGCGGTACGACGGGCAGGTCCGGCAGTTGCAGGCGGTCGTCGCCGGACTGATGCGGCCCGGCGCCGGCACCCCGGAGCTCGTGCTGCGGCCCCACCAGCCGACGGTGTACGTGGACCTGGCACCCTCGGCCCTGCACCGGCTGACGTCGGTGCCGCCCCGTGAGATGGACGCGGGCGGGGTGGGGGCCGACGTGCTGCTGCCGTGGGCGCACCGGCTGGGTGAGGAACTCGCGGCCCGGCCCGCCGCCCGGCGGGAGGCCCTCATGCGCGAGCGTCTCCTCCGGCAGCTGGACCGGGCGTACCGGCTCGAGGTATGCCGGGAAGCGCACGCGGCCCTGTGGATCATCGAGGCCTGCGAGGGGCGGATCTCCGTCGACGAACTGGCCCGACAGGTCCACCTCAGTCCGCGCCGGCTGCGGCAGGTGATGCACGGTGCGCTCGGCATCGGCCCGAAATTCGCCGCCCGGGTCGCGCGGCTGGCCGCGGCCCTCGACCGGGCCCGTGCCGGAGCCGACTCCTGGGCGCGGGTCGCCGCCGAGAGCGGCCACCACGACCAGAGCCACCTCGTCCGTGACTTCAAGGACCTCATGCGGACGACTCCGACCGGGTGGCTCGCGGAAGAGGGCCGGAATCTACAAGGCCGCCGGCTCACCTCTCCGTGA
- a CDS encoding glycosyl hydrolase: MLVVAGVSAVTAAELRGPSEGKDRITGASASGSEHTVTLRNRTAERIWVGAGVNADGSQPLIGLPVLDPGQSATVTIPEHSSAGHWRGKFFARQGCSGEEGSTFHCAVGDCGPYADHCTTGEQPTSLAEFNFDPADSSAPWYNVSYVNAVSAAVTITPDGVTPPENGGECAAVGCPTDLLSHCPPENLTKDGKSGKPLVCVNPNRDAKTAYSEALTKQCPTAYAWSKHDTESGNQVVRQCSHCKGLTVTFHGRGGTEKPRTAPQRPGDKDQPRHDDAAPGKGKGVALNPVGGASQALKDSGAHWYHNWASSSAGVDKPEGAEFVPTIWGPGSVTDAELNSAAKEGRNLLAFNEPDSASQANMTPEQALDLWPRLQKTGLRMGAPAVATGADKAGGWLDRFMKGAEKRGLRVDFIPVHWYGSDFGPAAADQLADYVKRVHDRYKKPVWVTEYALIDFTQGTPRYPNEQQQTAFIKSSTEKLEKLDFVKRYAWFALNTETSPTGLYNGPTANAGGKAFRSAG, encoded by the coding sequence TTGCTGGTCGTCGCCGGTGTGTCGGCCGTCACCGCAGCGGAGCTGCGCGGCCCTTCCGAAGGCAAGGACCGCATCACCGGAGCGTCGGCGTCCGGCTCGGAACACACCGTCACCCTGCGGAACCGGACAGCGGAACGCATCTGGGTCGGAGCCGGGGTCAACGCCGACGGCTCCCAGCCGCTCATCGGGCTGCCGGTCCTGGACCCCGGGCAGTCCGCCACCGTCACCATCCCCGAGCACTCCTCGGCCGGTCACTGGCGCGGCAAGTTCTTCGCCCGCCAGGGCTGCAGCGGCGAGGAGGGCAGTACCTTCCACTGCGCCGTGGGCGACTGCGGGCCCTACGCCGACCACTGCACCACGGGTGAACAGCCCACCAGCCTGGCCGAGTTCAACTTCGATCCGGCCGACTCCTCGGCACCCTGGTACAACGTCAGCTACGTCAACGCCGTCTCGGCGGCGGTCACCATCACCCCCGACGGGGTGACCCCGCCCGAGAACGGTGGGGAGTGCGCCGCGGTGGGCTGCCCCACCGACCTGCTGTCCCACTGCCCGCCCGAGAACCTCACCAAGGACGGGAAGTCGGGCAAGCCGCTGGTGTGCGTCAACCCGAACCGCGACGCGAAGACCGCCTACAGCGAGGCGCTCACCAAGCAGTGCCCCACCGCCTACGCATGGTCCAAGCACGACACGGAGAGCGGTAACCAGGTCGTGCGCCAGTGCAGCCACTGCAAGGGCCTGACCGTCACCTTCCACGGCCGGGGCGGCACCGAGAAGCCCCGCACCGCCCCTCAGCGCCCGGGCGACAAGGACCAGCCCCGGCACGACGACGCCGCCCCCGGAAAGGGCAAGGGCGTGGCGCTCAACCCCGTCGGCGGCGCCTCCCAGGCGCTCAAGGACTCCGGCGCCCACTGGTACCACAACTGGGCCTCCTCCAGCGCGGGGGTCGACAAGCCCGAGGGTGCCGAATTCGTCCCGACTATCTGGGGCCCCGGATCGGTCACCGACGCCGAGCTGAACAGCGCCGCGAAGGAGGGCAGGAACCTGCTGGCCTTCAACGAGCCCGACTCGGCCTCGCAGGCCAATATGACACCCGAGCAGGCACTGGATCTGTGGCCCCGGCTGCAGAAGACCGGCCTGCGGATGGGGGCCCCGGCCGTCGCCACCGGAGCCGACAAGGCGGGCGGCTGGCTGGACCGGTTCATGAAGGGGGCCGAGAAGCGCGGGCTGCGGGTCGACTTCATCCCCGTGCACTGGTACGGCTCCGACTTCGGGCCCGCCGCGGCCGACCAGTTGGCCGACTACGTCAAGCGCGTCCACGACCGGTACAAGAAGCCCGTCTGGGTGACCGAGTACGCACTCATCGACTTCACCCAGGGCACTCCCCGCTACCCGAACGAACAGCAGCAGACCGCCTTCATCAAGTCCTCCACCGAAAAGCTGGAGAAACTGGACTTCGTGAAGCGGTACGCCTGGTTCGCCCTCAACACCGAGACCAGCCCGACCGGTCTCTACAACGGCCCCACCGCGAACGCCGGCGGAAAGGCCTTCCGGTCCGCGGGCTGA
- a CDS encoding MFS transporter, whose amino-acid sequence MRQADRPGFDRRLLAPMLLGSVLNPVNSTIISIALVPIGAALGAPPSQTAWLVSGLYLATALGQPVVGRLIDLFGPRRLFLLSTALVGVAGVVGTAAPNLGVLIGARVLLGFGTCAGYPSAMALVRSEAERTGRDSPRGVLTALAVANQTVAVVGPLLGGLLIAAGGWRATFALNVPLSVAAVLLGLRRLPRPTEPARTRSATGEPRPGAGKNGPGADSGTPPRERPATRLDLPGMALFAATLTSLLLFLMNLHLRDWYLLVIAALAGAGFAVRELRTAVPFIDLRVLGGNTPLLATFGRALLAYTVSYSFLYGFSQWTEEGYGLTPFHAGLVQMPMFLLAIGVAVVAGRRAGVRGKLVVGALGQLAASAVLLTLTGRSALWTLVLVALIFGVPQGLNNLALQNSVYFQADPERTASSAGLLRTFAYIGSMVASSAAAASFGQRADTAGMHRLGWVMLGAGALHLLLTALDRSLGRVATADARAAADRR is encoded by the coding sequence ATGAGGCAGGCGGACAGGCCGGGATTCGACCGGCGGCTGCTGGCGCCGATGCTGCTGGGCTCGGTTCTGAACCCGGTCAATTCGACGATCATCTCCATCGCGCTCGTGCCCATCGGCGCGGCGCTGGGCGCGCCTCCCTCGCAGACGGCGTGGCTGGTCTCCGGCCTCTACCTGGCCACCGCGCTCGGGCAGCCGGTCGTGGGGCGGCTCATCGACCTCTTCGGCCCGCGCCGGCTCTTCCTCCTCAGCACTGCTCTGGTCGGGGTCGCCGGCGTGGTCGGCACCGCGGCACCGAACCTGGGGGTGCTGATCGGTGCCCGGGTCCTGCTCGGTTTCGGCACCTGCGCGGGCTATCCCTCCGCGATGGCCCTGGTGCGCAGCGAGGCGGAACGCACCGGCCGGGACAGCCCCCGCGGGGTGCTGACAGCACTGGCGGTCGCCAATCAGACCGTCGCCGTCGTGGGCCCGCTGCTGGGCGGTCTGCTGATCGCGGCGGGCGGCTGGCGCGCCACCTTCGCGCTGAACGTGCCGCTGTCCGTCGCGGCGGTGCTGCTGGGCCTGCGCCGACTGCCGCGGCCCACGGAACCGGCCCGAACCCGGTCCGCAACGGGCGAGCCGCGGCCCGGGGCGGGAAAGAACGGGCCCGGGGCGGACAGCGGAACCCCGCCCCGCGAGCGTCCGGCCACCCGGCTGGACCTCCCCGGCATGGCCCTGTTCGCCGCGACGCTCACCTCCCTGCTGCTGTTCCTGATGAACCTGCACCTGCGCGACTGGTATCTGCTGGTCATCGCCGCCTTGGCAGGGGCCGGCTTCGCAGTACGGGAGTTGCGCACCGCCGTTCCCTTCATCGACCTGCGGGTGCTCGGCGGGAACACCCCGCTGCTGGCCACGTTCGGGCGGGCGCTGCTGGCCTACACGGTCTCCTACTCCTTTCTCTACGGCTTCAGCCAGTGGACGGAGGAGGGCTACGGACTGACGCCCTTCCACGCCGGGCTGGTGCAGATGCCCATGTTCCTGCTGGCGATCGGTGTGGCCGTCGTCGCGGGACGGCGTGCCGGGGTCCGGGGGAAGCTGGTGGTCGGTGCGCTGGGGCAGCTCGCCGCCAGTGCGGTGCTGCTGACGCTCACCGGGCGGAGCGCACTGTGGACGCTGGTGCTGGTAGCCCTGATCTTCGGCGTCCCGCAGGGGCTGAACAACCTCGCCCTGCAGAACTCCGTCTACTTCCAGGCCGACCCCGAGCGCACCGCGTCCTCGGCCGGGCTGCTGCGTACCTTCGCCTACATCGGTTCGATGGTCGCCTCCTCCGCGGCCGCCGCGTCCTTCGGGCAGCGCGCCGACACCGCGGGCATGCACCGGCTCGGCTGGGTGATGCTCGGCGCCGGTGCGCTCCACCTCCTGCTGACCGCACTCGACCGTTCGCTGGGCCGGGTGGCGACCGCGGACGCCCGGGCGGCTGCGGACCGCCGGTGA
- a CDS encoding APC family permease produces the protein MAMDNKTPDTSVSAGDDSRLKREFGTVGLLFTAVGSIIGSGWLFGALDAAQMAGPAAVLSWAIGAVMFIFIGMTYSELGTMFPHSGGVARYPHYSFGSFTSFSMGWVTWIAAAAVAPVEVLAVVQYSTNWLSWLQRLDENNEAVLTPAGTGVSVLLMAIFVAVNFFGVRWFARINNVLVWWKLAIILLVIAVFFALGFTTDHFSMGGEVGGFAPYGAQGVFSAVASAGIAFSFFGFRQGVELAGETDNPKRNVPLTMIGSVVLCGIIYVLLQIAFIGAVPTSAIKAEGWQAVGAHFSSHGDVLATFGPLAAIAGILGAVWLAGLLYADAIISPGDTGLIYAGVTARISYAMGRNGNAPAGLAKVNATGVPWVSLILAFVVGCFFFLPFPGWSQLVEFVTNSTVLSFGCGPLVLLAMRKQLPEQTRPFSLGKLGPVVSFVALWSTNLIVYWTGWDTNWKLFLAIGLGYVLMAVHHATTKQRTPALDFRYGWWVLVWFAGLALVSYLGDFPKESEDAGNLGVLGLGLGAAATFVLSGLVVWLALRSTLPAARVREILAEQDPQDA, from the coding sequence ATGGCCATGGACAACAAGACCCCGGATACATCAGTATCCGCCGGGGACGACAGTCGGCTGAAACGTGAATTCGGCACCGTGGGCCTGCTGTTCACCGCAGTCGGCTCCATCATCGGTTCCGGGTGGCTCTTCGGCGCACTCGATGCCGCTCAGATGGCCGGACCCGCCGCCGTACTCTCCTGGGCCATCGGCGCCGTGATGTTCATTTTCATCGGCATGACCTATTCCGAACTGGGCACGATGTTCCCGCACTCGGGGGGCGTGGCCCGCTACCCGCACTACTCGTTCGGCTCCTTCACCAGCTTCTCGATGGGCTGGGTCACCTGGATCGCGGCGGCGGCGGTGGCGCCTGTGGAGGTGCTGGCAGTCGTCCAGTACTCCACGAACTGGCTCTCCTGGCTCCAGCGGCTCGACGAGAACAACGAGGCCGTTCTGACCCCGGCGGGAACGGGTGTCTCCGTGCTGCTGATGGCAATTTTCGTGGCCGTCAACTTCTTCGGAGTCCGTTGGTTCGCCCGAATAAACAACGTACTGGTGTGGTGGAAGCTGGCCATCATTCTGCTGGTGATAGCGGTGTTCTTCGCGCTGGGCTTCACCACCGACCACTTCAGCATGGGCGGAGAGGTGGGCGGCTTCGCGCCCTACGGGGCACAAGGCGTCTTCTCGGCGGTGGCGAGCGCCGGTATCGCCTTCTCCTTCTTCGGATTCCGCCAGGGCGTCGAGCTCGCGGGCGAGACGGACAACCCGAAACGGAACGTCCCGCTCACCATGATCGGCTCCGTCGTCCTGTGCGGCATCATCTACGTCCTGCTGCAGATCGCTTTCATCGGCGCAGTGCCCACCAGCGCCATCAAGGCCGAAGGCTGGCAAGCGGTCGGCGCCCACTTCAGCTCGCACGGCGACGTCCTGGCCACCTTCGGCCCGCTCGCCGCCATCGCAGGCATTCTCGGCGCCGTCTGGCTGGCGGGGCTGCTCTATGCCGACGCCATCATCTCCCCAGGTGACACCGGGCTGATCTATGCCGGTGTCACCGCCCGCATCTCCTACGCCATGGGACGCAACGGCAACGCGCCGGCCGGCCTGGCGAAGGTGAACGCCACCGGGGTGCCCTGGGTCAGCCTGATTCTCGCGTTCGTGGTGGGCTGCTTCTTCTTCCTGCCGTTTCCGGGCTGGAGCCAACTGGTGGAATTCGTGACCAACAGCACCGTGCTCTCCTTCGGCTGCGGGCCTCTGGTGCTGCTGGCGATGCGCAAGCAGCTGCCCGAGCAGACCCGTCCGTTCAGTCTGGGCAAGCTGGGTCCGGTGGTGTCCTTCGTCGCCCTGTGGTCCACCAATCTGATCGTCTACTGGACCGGGTGGGACACCAACTGGAAGCTGTTCCTCGCCATCGGACTGGGCTATGTCCTGATGGCGGTGCACCACGCCACCACGAAGCAGCGCACACCCGCCCTCGACTTCCGGTACGGCTGGTGGGTGCTGGTGTGGTTCGCCGGACTGGCTCTCGTCAGCTACCTCGGCGACTTCCCGAAGGAGTCGGAGGACGCGGGGAACCTCGGCGTGCTGGGCCTCGGCCTCGGAGCCGCCGCCACCTTCGTCCTCAGCGGCCTGGTGGTCTGGCTGGCCCTGCGGTCGACGCTGCCCGCGGCCAGGGTCCGCGAGATCCTCGCGGAGCAGGACCCGCAGGACGCCTGA
- a CDS encoding FMN-binding glutamate synthase family protein, producing the protein MSVQSPWWWLPAALLLVPAVIGVYDLLQRRHAVLRNYPVLGHLRYLLESIRPELQQYFIERNHDGRPYDRDTRDLVYQRAKGTAAEEPFGSERDLYATGYEFLTPSLGPVPVPETPPTARVGGPECTRPYDMALLNVSAMSFGSLSANAVLALNQGAALGGFAHDTGEGGISDYHLRHGGDLVWEIGTGYFGCRTEDGDFDPDQFAEKAALDQVKCVELKLSQGAKPGIGGVLPGGKVNAEIARVRGVPEGRTVISPPYHRVFSTPRELVRFLAGMRELAGGKPVGAKLCVGSRRDVLALCKAMLAEGTAPDFIVVDGAEGGTGAAPLEFCDHMGLPLSEGLMTVHNALVGSGLREGIRIGASGKVATGADIVKRLIQGADYTNAARSMMFAVGCIQAMNCHTNACPSGVATQDQRRARALDVTDKSARVHRFQDATVRSALRIMAAMGASSVSDLGPHMLCRRLDPVTIRSAAHLHEWLAPGQLLKDPPEDWAADWAAADPDRFAAA; encoded by the coding sequence CTGTCCGTGCAGTCCCCGTGGTGGTGGCTGCCCGCCGCGTTGCTTCTCGTGCCCGCCGTGATCGGTGTGTACGACCTCCTCCAGCGCAGGCACGCGGTGCTGCGCAACTACCCGGTGCTGGGACATCTGCGGTACCTGCTGGAGAGCATCCGTCCGGAGCTGCAGCAGTACTTCATCGAGCGGAACCACGACGGTCGCCCCTACGACCGCGACACCCGCGACCTCGTCTACCAGAGGGCGAAGGGCACCGCCGCCGAGGAGCCCTTCGGCAGCGAGCGGGACCTCTACGCCACGGGCTACGAGTTCCTGACCCCCTCCCTGGGCCCGGTGCCGGTCCCCGAGACGCCGCCGACCGCGCGCGTCGGCGGTCCGGAGTGCACGCGGCCCTACGACATGGCGCTGCTCAACGTGTCGGCGATGAGCTTCGGATCGCTCTCCGCCAACGCCGTCCTCGCCCTCAACCAGGGCGCTGCGCTGGGCGGCTTCGCGCACGACACCGGCGAGGGCGGCATATCCGACTACCACCTGCGGCACGGCGGCGACCTGGTGTGGGAGATCGGCACCGGGTACTTCGGCTGCCGCACGGAGGACGGCGACTTCGACCCGGACCAGTTCGCCGAGAAGGCCGCGCTCGACCAGGTCAAGTGCGTGGAGCTGAAACTCTCCCAGGGGGCCAAGCCGGGGATCGGCGGTGTGCTCCCCGGCGGAAAGGTCAACGCGGAGATCGCGCGGGTGCGCGGGGTGCCGGAGGGCCGGACGGTGATCTCGCCGCCCTACCACCGGGTGTTCTCCACGCCACGCGAGCTGGTGCGGTTCCTCGCCGGGATGCGAGAGCTGGCCGGCGGCAAGCCGGTCGGTGCCAAGCTGTGTGTCGGCAGCCGGCGCGATGTGCTGGCCCTGTGCAAGGCCATGCTCGCGGAGGGGACCGCGCCCGACTTCATCGTCGTCGACGGCGCCGAGGGTGGGACGGGCGCCGCGCCGCTGGAGTTCTGCGACCACATGGGGCTTCCGCTGTCCGAGGGGCTGATGACGGTGCACAACGCGCTGGTCGGCTCCGGACTGCGGGAGGGGATCCGCATCGGCGCGAGCGGCAAGGTGGCCACCGGCGCCGACATCGTCAAGCGGCTGATCCAGGGCGCCGACTACACCAACGCGGCCCGCAGCATGATGTTCGCCGTCGGGTGCATCCAGGCCATGAACTGCCACACGAACGCCTGCCCCAGCGGCGTCGCCACCCAGGACCAGCGGCGGGCCCGGGCGCTCGACGTCACCGACAAGTCGGCGCGCGTGCACCGCTTCCAGGACGCCACCGTCCGCAGCGCCCTGCGGATCATGGCCGCCATGGGCGCGAGTTCGGTGAGCGATCTCGGGCCGCACATGCTGTGCCGTCGCCTGGACCCCGTCACCATCCGCTCCGCCGCGCACCTGCACGAGTGGCTCGCCCCCGGCCAGTTGCTCAAGGACCCGCCGGAGGACTGGGCCGCCGACTGGGCCGCCGCCGACCCGGACCGCTTCGCGGCTGCCTGA